TTCACCGATAATTATTACGGAATGGCTTGGCTTTGGAAGCTTGTCTTTACCCTCGCTGCTTTAAGTACCGGATTTCGGGGCGGTAAAGTCACACCGATGTTTTTTATCGGCGCCGCCTTGGGGAGCAGTTTGGCCCCCTTTCTAGGGGCACCGCCGCCACTCTTAGCCGGGGCAGGCATGCTGGCCATGTTTGCGGCAGCCACCAGTACGCCCTTTACCTGTATGATTATGGGTGCAGAGATTTTTGGAACGGAAAATTTCGTCTATTGCGCCCTTGCCTGCATTATCGCCTATGCGATTGCCGGGGAAATCAATACAACCCCACCTGAAGAAAAACTCAAAGAGCTGCTTGGCGTTAAACAGCAATATTGAAATCTTCACCTTCCCCCTGCTGCTTGCGCTTTTAAAATCAAGACTGACAAAAGTGCACGGCCGGGGGTTTAAATATTTGCACCGGCTGATGAATCCTCCCTCTTTATTGCCTAACATCTTGCCGTTTTTTACCTTTTTTGCCATGCTACAAAATCATATTTTTAAAAAAGTAATTATAAAGTAACCGCCCTTATGCCCCATTCGATGTTACGTTTTACAGAGATTTCCAGAGAGTTGCCCTCAAAGCGCCCTGCGGAAACACGCAAGCAGGATTTTAACGAAATTTATGCGGGATTTTCCCTTAAAACGGGTGAAGTTCAGGCCTCTCGCTGCTCGCAATGCGGTGTGCCTTTTTGCACGATGGGATGTCCTCTGGGCAATGATATTCCGGACTGGCTCTTTTTAACGGCCTCCAACCGCTTAAAGGAAGCTTATCAACTCGCTTCCCACACCAACAGCTTTCCTGAAATTTGCGGGCGCATCTGTCCGCAGGAGCGTCTCTGTGAGGGGAGCTGTGTTGTCCAAAAAGATTTTAACGCCGTTACCATCGGCGCTATCGAACGTTTTATCACGGAAAATGCCTTTGAAAAGGGCTGGGTGAAGCCTCGCCTTCCGGCAACGGAAAAACCGCAATCCGTTGGCATTGTGGGCGCCGGCCCCGCAGGATTGGCCTGTGCTGAAAAGCTTCGAGCCTATGGCTATCAGGTCACCTTATATGACCGCCATCCGCAAGGCGGCGGTCTTCTCATGTATGGCATACCGGGATTTAAACTTGAAAAATCCATTGTCAAACGCCGCCTTGATCTCTTAACGGCACAAGGCGTAAAAACCTCTTTCAATACAGAAATTGGCAGCGCTGAAGGGCAAATTCCCCTGAAAAGCTTACGTCAGGAACATGCGGCGCTTTTCATTGCCACAGGCGTTTATAAAAACCGCACGCTCACCATTGAAGGGGCAGAGCTGCAAAATATTCAGCCTGCCTTAAGCTATCTCATTGCCGCCCACGCCCCGCAAGAAAAGACAGAGGAAGCACGGGAAAATCCGGCAGAGGGGAAAGATGTCCTTATTATCGGGGGCGGTGATACGGCGATGGATTGCGCCCGAACAGCTATTCGTCAAAAGGCGAAATCCGTGACCTGCCTTTATCGCCGGGATCGGGACAATATGCCCGGCTCCGCCCAAGAGGTGGCCAATGCCGAAGAGGAAGGCGTTATTTTTCGCTTCATGGCAGCGCCTAAATCCTTTGTCAGCAATGGGAACGGGGCTGTCAAAGCGGCTATTTTCCAAAAAATGCGCTTTTCCGAAAAAGGCGCTGGAACGTCAAAACATCGCCAGCTCATCGCACTGGAGGAAGATTTCTCCCTGCCTGCGGATCTTGTGATTTGCGCTCTTGGTTTTGAGCCGGAGGATTTACCGACACTTTGGCAGGAAAAAGACCTCAAAACGCATAAAGATCAGCGTCTTGAAGTCCATGCGCATCAAACCAGCCTCGAAGGGGTTTTTGCCGGCGGCGATATTGTGCGCGGCGCTTCGCTTGCTGTTTGGGCGATTAAAGATGGCAGAGACAGTGCAGATAAAATCCATACTTATTTACAGGCTCAGCCGGCAGCCCTGTCTCCGACAGTTACGAAAATAAATTAAGAAGATAAATTAAAATGCATCCAGAAAACGCTCAAAACGCCTTATCGCAAAATCGTTTGCAAACGGAATCTGAAAAAGCTTTTATCCAAACATGGCAAAGCAATAAGGCCAAACTCGAAGCCGCCCACATTCAAACGGAAACACAGGATGCCTGCGGTGTCGGCCTTATTGCGGCCTTAGATGGCAAACCCAGCCGAAAAGTCGTCCTTGCGGGGATTGAGGCGCTTTCCAATATCTGGCACCGGGGTGCGGTGGATGCCGATGGCAAAACCGGAGATGGGTCAGGCATTCATATCGAAATTCCCCAAGATTTTTTTGCCGAAGCCATTTATAAAGCCGGAAAATCCAAAATTGAGGGCAAAATTGCGCTCGGCATGGTCTTTCTCCCCCGCAATGATTTAGACTCTCAAGAGCATGGCCGTCAGATTATTGAGACGGAAATCCTGCGCTTTGGCTATGAAATTTACGGCTGGCGGCAAGTGCCGATCAATACCGCCTATATCGGGGAAAAGGCGAATGCCACCCGCCCCGAAATTGAGCAGATTATGATCCGTAATGCCCTCGGCAAAACAGATGCGGATTTTGAGCGTGATCTCTATATCATCCGCCGCCGGATTGAAAAAGCAGCCTCCAAAGCACAAATTGATCTTTATCTCTGTTCGCTTTCCTGCCGTTCGGTGATTTATAAAGGGATGTTCCTAGCGGAAAATCTGGTCGATTTTTTCCCGGATCTACTCGACGAGCGTTTTGTCTCCCGTTTTGCGCTCTATCATCAGCGTTATTCCACCAATACTTTCCCAACATGGAAGCTGGCGCAACCTTTCCGCCGCCTTGCCCATAATGGGGAAATCAATACACTCTCAGGCAATATCAACCTGATGCAAGCGCAAGAAGTTCTCTTTGAATCCCCCGTTTTAGATCCTTATATTGAAGATCTAAAGCCTGTTATTCAGCCTGCCGGATCAGATACAGCTGTTTTAGACAATGTTTTTGAACTTTTAACCTTTGCCGGCAGAGAGGCACCGGCCGCTAAAAATATTCTCATTCCAGCCGCCTGCGGCCCTGATATTGCTATGGCGCAATCTATTCGGGACTATTATCTCTATTGCAATGCGGTCATGCCGCCTTGGGATGGGCCTGCCGCCATTTGCGGCACGGATGGGCGTTGGATGATCGCAGGGTTAGACCGTTCCGGTCTACGGCCGTTGCGCTATACGATCACCCATACCGGCCTCCTCATTGTTGGCTCGGAAAGCGGTATTGTCCGCCTCAAAGAAGAGGAGATTGCCCAGCAACGGCAATTAGGGCCGGGGGAAACGCTCGCTTTTGATATGGAAAATGCACAGCTTTATTTCCCGGCAGAAATGCAGGAAACGCTTTCCCAACATTATCCTTTCCCAGAATGGCTTAAAAAGAAGCAGCATCTTGCCCCGATGATGTCTGACATTATTGAAACGGCAGAAATGCCGGAAGAAGAGCTGCATCGCCGTAAAATTGCGGCAAATATGACCTATGAGCAAATGGAAATCATCCTTGATCCGATGATGTCTAAAGGGATCGAAGCTCTTGGCTCAATGGGCGATGATACGCCGCTCCAAGTGCTTTCCAACCGCTATCGGGGCTTACCGAGCTATTTCCGCCAAAGATTCAGCCAAGTTACAAATCCGCCGATTGATCCTTTGCGGGAAACGAGAGTGATGAGTCTGGCGACCCAGCTCGGCAGGCAATGTAATATTTTAAGCGATGGGGCTGAACATTGTAGCCGTTTCCAGCTCGCCTCCCCAATTTTAAGCAATGGGCAATATGATAGACTCAAAGAAATCTGCGGCGAGGAAGCCTTTACCCTTGATGCGACCTTTGCGCTTTCAGAGGGGGAAAATGGCTTAAAAAAGGGCTTACAGCTTTTACGCACAAAAGCAGAGGCCATTGTTCGGGCGCAGCAGGAAAAAGGCAAGTTCGCCCACCTATTTCTCACGACAGAGCATAGCGCAAAAGAACGTGTCTCCCTGCCAATTATTCTCGCGATTGCGGCCGTGCATACGCATCTCATGCGCCAAAAGCTCTCCTCTTTCGCCTCGCTCAATGTGCGTTCGGCCTGCGTTCTCGATACGCATAGTCTTGCCGTCTGTATCGGGGTCGGCGCAACAACCATCAATCCCTTTATGGCAGAACATGCCATTGCCGAACGGGTACGCCAGAAAATTCACCCCGATCTAACGCTGGCGCAAGCCGTTCAAAATTATCTCAATGCGGCGAATAAAGGGCTTTTAAAAATCATGTCCAAAGCGGGTATTTCGCTCGTTTCTGCCTATCGGGGCGGCTATAATTTTGAGGCAATCGGCCTTTCCCG
The sequence above is drawn from the Acetobacteraceae bacterium genome and encodes:
- a CDS encoding NAD(P)-dependent oxidoreductase, with amino-acid sequence MPHSMLRFTEISRELPSKRPAETRKQDFNEIYAGFSLKTGEVQASRCSQCGVPFCTMGCPLGNDIPDWLFLTASNRLKEAYQLASHTNSFPEICGRICPQERLCEGSCVVQKDFNAVTIGAIERFITENAFEKGWVKPRLPATEKPQSVGIVGAGPAGLACAEKLRAYGYQVTLYDRHPQGGGLLMYGIPGFKLEKSIVKRRLDLLTAQGVKTSFNTEIGSAEGQIPLKSLRQEHAALFIATGVYKNRTLTIEGAELQNIQPALSYLIAAHAPQEKTEEARENPAEGKDVLIIGGGDTAMDCARTAIRQKAKSVTCLYRRDRDNMPGSAQEVANAEEEGVIFRFMAAPKSFVSNGNGAVKAAIFQKMRFSEKGAGTSKHRQLIALEEDFSLPADLVICALGFEPEDLPTLWQEKDLKTHKDQRLEVHAHQTSLEGVFAGGDIVRGASLAVWAIKDGRDSADKIHTYLQAQPAALSPTVTKIN
- the gltB gene encoding glutamate synthase large subunit, with protein sequence MHPENAQNALSQNRLQTESEKAFIQTWQSNKAKLEAAHIQTETQDACGVGLIAALDGKPSRKVVLAGIEALSNIWHRGAVDADGKTGDGSGIHIEIPQDFFAEAIYKAGKSKIEGKIALGMVFLPRNDLDSQEHGRQIIETEILRFGYEIYGWRQVPINTAYIGEKANATRPEIEQIMIRNALGKTDADFERDLYIIRRRIEKAASKAQIDLYLCSLSCRSVIYKGMFLAENLVDFFPDLLDERFVSRFALYHQRYSTNTFPTWKLAQPFRRLAHNGEINTLSGNINLMQAQEVLFESPVLDPYIEDLKPVIQPAGSDTAVLDNVFELLTFAGREAPAAKNILIPAACGPDIAMAQSIRDYYLYCNAVMPPWDGPAAICGTDGRWMIAGLDRSGLRPLRYTITHTGLLIVGSESGIVRLKEEEIAQQRQLGPGETLAFDMENAQLYFPAEMQETLSQHYPFPEWLKKKQHLAPMMSDIIETAEMPEEELHRRKIAANMTYEQMEIILDPMMSKGIEALGSMGDDTPLQVLSNRYRGLPSYFRQRFSQVTNPPIDPLRETRVMSLATQLGRQCNILSDGAEHCSRFQLASPILSNGQYDRLKEICGEEAFTLDATFALSEGENGLKKGLQLLRTKAEAIVRAQQEKGKFAHLFLTTEHSAKERVSLPIILAIAAVHTHLMRQKLSSFASLNVRSACVLDTHSLAVCIGVGATTINPFMAEHAIAERVRQKIHPDLTLAQAVQNYLNAANKGLLKIMSKAGISLVSAYRGGYNFEAIGLSRALSAEFFPGMPSRLSGIGLHGIARHILKAHQTAWQSEVPPPLPAGGRFRQRPNGEEHALSGEVIRKLQKAVKANSFTLYQEYVAEVQSQKPIALRDLLDFKPKNTPISVDEVEGITSLRKRLIAPGISLGALSPEAHETLAIAMNRIGAKSDSGEGGEDPQRAIPRPNGDNPCSQIKQVASGRFGVTAEYLNNCREIEIKVAQGAKPGEGGQLPGYKVTELIAKLRHATPGVTLISPPPHHDIYSIEDLAQLIYDLKQINPTALVTVKMVSRSGIGTIAAGVAKAKADGILISGYNGGTGASPLSSIHHAGLPWEMGLAETHQMLMLNRLRHRMILRVDGGIKTGRDIVIAAMLGAEEFGIGTASLIAMGCLMVRQCHSNTCPVGVCVQDPELRKKFAGKPEDVINLFTLIAEDVRHILAKLGVRSLKEIIGRSDLLCQVSRGAEELEDLDLNALLVQADEDNTARYCTLEGRNEVPDSLDAQIIQDAAPLFERQEKLHLHYQVRNTHRAVGTAISSKMVRQFGMKSLQDGHLTLSLKGTAGQSLGAFGVKGLKIQVEGDANDYVGKGLSGAIIALYPARQGQPAQSKNSIAGNTLLYGATSGSLFAAGHVGERFAVRNSGATGIVEGCGSNACEYMTGGIAVILGETGDNFGAGFTGGEAFVLDRSGLFESRLNRNGLNWHKIEKESAEETSLRKLVERHLAETGSAYAENLLQNWEMILPKFWHIIPKDYEAYLRQQREAQ